In Malassezia japonica chromosome 2, complete sequence, one DNA window encodes the following:
- the MDM31 gene encoding Mitochondrial distribution and morphology protein 31, mitochondrial precursor (EggNog:ENOG503NUII; COG:S; TransMembrane:1 (n8-18c23/24o178-211i); BUSCO:EOG092615Y4), translated as MKSAPRPACASLGLPVLLRTARASGPEHLLGVRSLHWSAALCEAPKDKPKDADPAHGSKDEDTKPPAKDAPHEPEKQDMFLQKQSSAHDLVETPSKSLFQNYPRSLRDLALKARSFARARAEDVSAVTSGTSRGSGAARNKPTQEDLLRIARGFWTRMRIRFKWFTIRGFRRFNVDEISAFFTLGGLGTAIWVIVGTTTFVSVIFAALNLLNLQEYMALKLANYISSQTGFTVVCGSAIVPKWKEGRISFKDVVITRRAEPIAPEKLQHERQALDTEAAPLRPSSPSEHVPLWEGIPAFDTGSEVVSPMSNEELATQAQEKRHDKNFSMFELRIDSVDVQLSLSRWLDGHGIIHKAELRGVRGIIDRRNVFWDPDVPYDPRKARRKGRPNDFDLDSFRVEDFLVTVYQPGDFRPFNMSIFEMNVPRLRTQWLFYDLLNADSITGQVDGCLFSLHKPQSVQYTSNHLYGKHHGPYLQNWSRLRVDGVNIDHIQKMSGLSGPLMWIYSGRFDLVADVKFPREYDKDVDINTVISEILENLSATFAREPAQRNQGEDRIPGQPTLSEPAILAPVAAVGPVAERAQQQHDEQDQEQTRGPRWRGRRSSPTQRQKSPLSLSLEEGQEAQMIPPSVVIELDVRLKDIKASMPIFTRELSYSSYALARPVVAFMNAHKTLIPVHCRIVMDLSEFDGSMDLSQTGLLPLVSSKIYEALANHVASQQANTQRVRNVSLWSLDLAAQGMLRLARNLRNTMGRVMPTPELPT; from the exons ATgaagagcgcgccgcgccccgcgtgcgccagcCTCGGACTCCCCGTCCTGCTTCGCACGGCCCGTGCTAGCGGGCCCGAGCAcctcctcggcgtccgATCCTTGCACTGGAGCGCGGCTCTATGCGAAGCACCCAAAGACAAGCCGAAAGACGCTGATCCTGCTCATGGCAGTAAGGACGAGGACACAAAGCCGCCTGCTAAGGACGCGCCTCACGAGCCAGAAAAGCAGGACATGTTTCTGCAAAAGCAGTCGTCTGCGCATGACCTTGTCGAGACGCCCTCCAAGAGTCTCTTTCAAAACTATCCCCGATCTCTTCGGGACCTGGCGCTCAAGGCTCGCAGCTTTGCGCGTGCACGAGCCGAGGACGTGTCCGCCGTCACgagcggtacgtcgcgcggatCGGGCGCTGCACGCAACAAGCCGACGCAGGAGGACCTGCTGCGTATCGCGCGTGGATTCTGGACGCGTATGCGTATTAGGTTTAAGTGGTTTACCATCCGCGGTTTCCGCCGCTTCAACGTCGACGAGATCAGTGCCTTTTTCACGCTCGGTGGACTGGGCACCGCGATCTGGGTGATTGTGGGAAC AACAACGTTTGTCTCCGTTATCTTTGCAGCGCTGAACCTGCTTAATCTGCAAG AATACATGGCTCTCAAGCTGGCCAACTATATCTCGTCGCAGACTGGATTTACCGTCGTGTGCGGCAGTGCGATTGTGCCCAAGTGGAAGGAAGGGCGCATTAGCTTCAAGGATGTGGTGATTACGCGCCGTGCGGAGCCGATCGCTCCGGAAAagctgcagcacgagcgccaggcgcttGACACAGAGGCAGCGCCTCTGCGCCCCTCGTCCCCGTCCGAGCATGTGCCCTTGTGGGAGGGTATTCCTGCGTTTGACACCGGAAGCGAGGTGGTGTCGCCCATGAGcaacgaggagctcgcaACACAAGCGCAGGAAAAGCGGCACGACAAAAACTTTTCCATGTTTGAGCTGCGGATCGACTCTGTCGACGTGCAGCTGAGTCTCTCGCGCTGGCTCGACGGCCATGGCATCATCCACAAGGCCGAGCTACGTGGCGTACGCGGTATCATTGACCGCCGCAACGTGTTTTGGGACCCGGATGTGCCATACGATCCACGCAAGGCGCGTCGCAAGGGACGCCCGAACGACTTTGACCTCGATTCGTTCCGCGTCGAGGATTTCCTGGTGACAGTGTACCAGCCCGGTGACTTCCGTCCGTTTAATATGAGTATCTTTGAGATGAACGTCCCTCGTCTGCGGACGCAGTGGCTCTTTTACGACCTGTTGAATGCCGACTCGATTACGGGCCAGGTCGACGGGTGCTTGTTCAGTCTCCACAAGCCGCAGAGTGTGCAATACACGTCCAACCATCTGTACGGCAAGCACCACGGCCCATACCTCCAGAACTGG TCGCGTCTCCGTGTGGACGGTGTCAACATTGACCATATCCAAAAAATGTCGGGTCTTTCGGGCCCCTTGATGTGGATCTACTCGGGCCGCTTTGATT TGGTGGCCGATGTGAAATTCCCACGCGAGTACGACAAGGATGTGGACATCAACACGGTCATTTCCGAGATTCTCGAGAACCTCAGTGCGACCTTTGCTCGGGAGCCCGCACAGAGGAACCAGGGCGAGGACCGTATTCCTGGCCAGCCGACGCTGAGTGAACCGGCGATTCTCGCCCCGGTCGCGGCCGTGGGCCCTGtcgcggagcgtgcgcagcagcagcacgacgagcaggaccAGGAGCAAACGCGCGGCCCCCGctggcgcggccgccgcagctcTCCCACGCAGCGGCAGAAATCACCGCTTTCCCTCTCACTGGAAGAAGGCCAAGAGGCGCAAATGATCCCTCCCTCGGTCGTGATCGAGCTGGATGTGCGGCTAAAAGACATCAAAGCGTCGATGCCCATCTTCACACGCGAGCTGAGCTACTCGTCCtacgcgcttgcgcgcccCGTCGTGGCGTTTATGAACGCACACAAGACACTCATTCCTGTGCACTGCAGGATTGTAATGGATCTG AGCGAATTCGATGGGTCGATGGACCTCTCGCAGACCGGTCTCTTGCCGCTTGTCTCGAGCAAGATTtacgaggcgctggcgaACCACGTCGCGTCGCAACAGGCGAATACAcagcgcgtgcgcaacgTAAGTCTCTGGTCACTCGACCTGGCGGCCCAAGGCATGCTccgtctcgcgcgcaaCCTGCGCAATACCATGGGGCGAGTCATGCCTACACCTGAATTGCCTACATAG
- a CDS encoding uncharacterized protein (TransMembrane:4 (i31-51o66-83i95-115o121-140i); COG:S; EggNog:ENOG503P8UJ), with the protein MATEPMQAAFRAHVEPTLSALRVHAKDSRPAYALAGLCAAAMPFGFAHATLNAHAAKTIPRLVPPFWQMLGFGVFFGAGGYMIDHGDILNGSGVISAWSLTYLCFKTLPVLPYLWRSPLSLAVSTSVTGIGLGVYGNYYFDEASWRGAIPGLLPEPKQKET; encoded by the exons ATGGCCACCGAACCGATGCAAGCTGCGTTCCGCGCGCATGTCGAGCCGACGCTgagtgcgctgcgtgtaCATGCCAAGGATTCTCGTCCTGCGTATGCACTGGCTGGGTTGT gcgcggccgcgatgCCTTTTGGATTTGCGCACGCGACATTGAATGCGCATGCAGCCAAGACGATTCCCCGGCTCGTGCCGCCCTTCTGGCAGATGCTGGGCTTTGGCGTGTTCTTTGGTGCAGGCGGCTATATGATTGATCATGGCGACATACTGAATGGAAGCGGCGTCATCTCGG CATGGTCCTTGACCTACCTGTGCTTCAAGACGTTGCCGGTGCTGCCCTACCTGTGGCGCTCGCCTTTGTCGCTCGCGGTGAGCACCAGTGTGACTGGAattggcctcggcgtgtACGGAAACTACTACTTTGACGAGGCGAgctggcgcggcgccatTCCGGGTCTGCTGCCCGAGCCGAAGCAGAAGGAGACATAG
- a CDS encoding uncharacterized protein (EggNog:ENOG503Q501), with product MFSPSAASSAVSLDELAELEDSISEIQRKPSADEFARIMGELSTNRRMANASRTSLNHRRSHQSFASSDDGRSLSRLSNVDDDASVTSSHRIACCCGQAACDSSKRFMQQMRELESDLQLSAEIGQALLRRQDTIVNKAQQESDDHAQQRDQILARLTQSIKENQALERQLTQSNFNLEAADQSHHALLTELEEVRQQVRQLKQHRLKAVNLETKLDYAMSELEDVRHELDTERQRARAAEGRSQQVLVKRCTELTDILEHETRRLTDRDMRSYEGMYERVILQAPDEQKDLRTLVDDHAALRDENAKLRAMVKGANTEVSRLHKIVSARTEHELLPEAQMHRNPPAPLELPSDDASESTVAATESKFLTARSSMTVASNEAARVASGSSRSEPYSEKSRDGTSVTTASVHSRHDDKLSNDAHSMHTFGSDRDYETHGATDTRTALLSTMLEFVQRTYAKLQQADVDTLSARLHRQKLAGDVSHLARTTVQASVRDIEGIREHFRRQLEREARTLDRAARDTPDASLVTRRDFFAMLKFLREVLLELAKLRRAVNDVHINPGNASRILHEQLDASMDYAPKGSWIARMLSGALSSAEAPAPPPSPSPAPSTPAAESTFSRLLGTTASPPASPAPMPRRRHGAVPIHMTPRASAAKPTSVAVQACGSQATVAGSHFPGARGFVPRSSALARGASRDRPEFTRSMRVMDDDQVSLRYGEVFDPTRSIRPRARGMSDSSIHSTFLEHGERDAPLDRVITAATLTLEPGL from the coding sequence ATGTTCAGTCCGTCtgccgcatcgagcgcagTATCTCTAGACGAacttgccgagctcgaggactcGATCAGCGAGATCCAGCGCAAGCCGTCTGCCGACGAATTTGCACGGATCATGGGCGAGCTGAGCACGAATCGGCGCATGGCCAACGCATCACGCACCTCTCTTAACCATCGCCGGTCACACCAAAGCTTTGCAAGCAGCGACGATGGGCGCAGCCTCAGCCGCCTCAGCAAcgtggacgacgacgcgtcggTCACGAGTTCGCACCGCatcgcctgctgctgcggcCAGGCGGCGTGCGACTCGTCGAAGCGCTTTATGCAGCAGATGCGCGAATTGGAGTCGGATCTGCAGCTTAGTGCGGAAATTggccaggcgctcctccGGCGACAGGACACGATCGTCAACAAGGCGCAGCAAGAGTCGGACGAccacgcgcagcagcgagaCCAGATCCTCGCGCGGCTTACGCAGAGCATCAAGGAGAACCAGGCACTGGAGCGCCAACTGACCCAATCCAACTTTaacctcgaggcggccgaccaGAGCCACCATGCTCTcctcaccgagctcgaggaagTGCGCCAGCAGGTGCGCCAGCTGAAGCAGCACCGCCTCAAGGCTGTAAACCTCGAGACAAAGCTCGACTATGCCATgtcggagctcgaggacgtgcgccacgAACTCGACACCGAGCGacagcgtgcgcgtgccgccgagggACGCAGCCAGCAAGTGCTCGTGAAGCGGTGCACCGAGCTGACGGATatcctcgagcacgagacGAGGCGGCTCACGGACCGCGACATGCGCTCGTACGAAGGCATGTACGAGCGCGTGATCCTCCAGGCACCGGACGAGCAAAAAGACCTCCGCACCTTGGTCGACgaccacgccgcgctccgcgaCGAGAATGCCAAGCTGCGTGCCATGGTCAAAGGCGCCAACACGGAAGTCTCGCGTCTGCACAAAAtcgtctcggcgcgcaccgagcacgagctgctgcccgaggcgcagatGCACCGCAACcccccggcgccgctcgagctgccgagcgacgatGCGAGCGAGTCGACGGTCGCCGCGACCGAGTCCAAGTTCCTCACGGCGCGCAGTTCGATGACGGTCGCGAGcaacgaggcggcgcgtgtcgcctcgggctcgtcgcgcagcgagcccTACTCGGAAAAGAGCCGGGATGGGACGTCGGTCAccaccgcctcggtgcACTCTCGCCACGACGACAAGTTGAGCAACGATGCGCACTCGATGCATACATTTGGCTCGGACCGCGACTATGAGACGCACGGCGCTACAGacacgcgcaccgcgctccTCAGCACGATGCTTGAGTTTGTGCAGCGCACCTATGCGAAGCTCCAGCAGGCGGACGTCGATACGCTCTCCGCGCGGCTGCACCGGCAGAagctcgccggcgacgtTTCGCACCTGGCCCGCACGACGGTCCaggcgtcggtgcgcgacaTTGAAGGCATCCGCGAGCACTTCCGGCGCCAACTCGAGCGGGAagcacgcacgctcgaccgtGCAGCACGCGACACGCCGGATGCGAGTCTGGtgacgcgccgcgactTTTTCGCGATGCTCAAGTTTTTGCGCGAagtcctcctcgagctcgccaaactgcggcgcgcggtcAACGATGTACATATCAACCCGGGcaacgcgtcgcgcattctccacgagcagctcgatgcAAGCATGGACTATGCGCCAAAAGGCTCATGGATTGCACGCATgctcagcggcgcgctctcgtccgccgaggcgcctgctcctccGCCGTCtccgtcgccggcgccaagCACACCGGCGGCCGAATCGACCTTTTCGcggctgctcggcaccACAGCATCGCCCCccgcgtcgcctgcgccgatgCCACGTCGCAGGCACGGCGCAGTGCCGATTCACATGAcaccgcgcgcctcggccgccaaGCCGACCTCGGTCGCGGTCCAGGCTTGCGGTTCGCAGGCGACTGTCGCCGGCTCGCACTTcccaggcgcgcgcggctttGTGCCCCGCTCCTCTGCGctcgcacgcggcgcgtcgcgcgatCGGCCCGAGTTTAcccgctcgatgcgcgtcATGGACGACGACCAGGTCAGTCTGCGCTACGGCGAAGTATTTGATCCTACGCGCTCGATCCGCCCCCGTGCACGGGGAATGAGCGACTCTTCGATCCACAGTACCTTTCTTGAACACGGCGAGCgtgacgcgccgctcgaccgcgtcattaccgcggcgacgctcacgctcgagccCGGACTGTAG
- a CDS encoding uncharacterized protein (BUSCO:EOG092656CM; COG:U; EggNog:ENOG503P25J): MSGLEKSLFQLKFTAKSLQRQANKASRDETSEKAKLKKALAQDNVEGARIYAANSIRKKNESLNLLRLSSRIDAVASRVETAVAMRQVTGNMSSVVKGLDRAMQSMDLERISAVMDKFENQIEDVDVQTSYMESTMGSTTASGMPQDQVDTLMQQVADQNGIEMHQQLGEAGLEGKVAELPTGQPEKQKAQASADPDEALAQRLRALRPAT; this comes from the exons ATGAGTGGACTCGAGA AATCGCTCTTTCAGCTAAAG TTCACGGCCAAGTCGCTGCAGCGGCAAGCCAACAAGGCGAGTCGTGACGAGACGAGCGAGAAGGCGAAGCTCAAAAAG gcgcttgcgcaagATAATGTCGAAGGGGCGCGGATCTATGCTGCGAACTCGATCCGCAAGAAGAACGAGTCGCTGaacctgctgcgcctcagCAGTCGCATCGATGCGGTGGCTAGCCGCGTGGAGACGGCGGTGGCCATGCGCCAGGTCACGGGCAATATGTCGTCGGTCGTCAAAGGGCTCGATCGTGCGATGCAGAGCATGGACCTCGAGCGG ATTTCCGCCGTGATGGACAAGTTTGAGAACCAGATTGAGGACGTGGACGTACAGACGTCGTACATGGAGTCGACGATGggctcgacgacggcgtCCGGCATGCCCCAGGACCAGGTCGATACGCTGATGCAGCAGGTTGCCGACCAGAACGGCATCGAGATGCaccagcagctcggcgaggcgggccTCGAAGgcaaggtcgccgagctgcccACTGGCCAGCCCGAGAAGCAAAAGGCACAGGCCAGCGCGGACCCCGACGAggctctcgcgcagcggctgcgcgcTCTGCGCCCTGCTACATAA